Proteins encoded in a region of the Methanobacterium petrolearium genome:
- a CDS encoding ABC transporter ATP-binding protein: MNEVIMEARDLTKDFGDFRAVEKLNLKINRGEVFGFLGPNGAGKTTSISMMVGLLRPTSGQVFIDEEEVQKIEKGTIGICPQELVLWEHLTCKESLTLIGDMYEVPKDKLNERVQKLLDDLFLTDKADTVVTQLSGGMKRRLNLAMALVHEPEIVVLDEPSEGLDPQSRRVLWNYIRSLRDDEGKTVILTTHLMDEADRLSDRVAIIDHGKLLRLDTPSNLKKEIGEGDVVEMKISDPEKNQEVITAVRKLEDVQSVVEVNGQINIRALDVVGKLPRIMAEVEILGVRVVDLSMRQNTLEDVFIELTGTGLRE, from the coding sequence ATGAATGAAGTTATTATGGAAGCTCGAGACCTCACCAAAGATTTTGGCGATTTCAGGGCAGTGGAGAAACTCAACCTTAAAATAAATCGTGGCGAAGTTTTCGGATTCCTGGGACCCAACGGAGCAGGGAAAACCACATCCATCAGCATGATGGTGGGACTCCTACGCCCCACCAGTGGACAGGTATTCATTGATGAAGAAGAAGTGCAGAAGATAGAGAAGGGAACCATTGGAATATGCCCCCAGGAACTGGTACTATGGGAACATCTAACCTGCAAGGAAAGTTTGACTCTTATTGGAGATATGTACGAAGTACCCAAGGATAAACTAAATGAAAGGGTTCAAAAACTGTTAGATGATCTTTTTTTAACAGACAAGGCAGACACCGTGGTCACACAACTATCTGGAGGTATGAAACGCCGTTTGAACCTGGCAATGGCACTGGTTCACGAACCAGAAATCGTGGTTTTGGATGAACCCTCAGAAGGCCTAGATCCTCAATCACGCCGGGTTTTATGGAATTACATCCGCAGTCTGCGTGATGATGAGGGAAAAACTGTCATATTAACCACTCACCTCATGGATGAAGCAGACCGACTTTCTGATCGTGTTGCCATCATTGACCATGGAAAACTGCTCAGACTGGACACACCTTCCAACCTCAAGAAGGAAATAGGAGAGGGAGATGTGGTGGAAATGAAGATCTCAGACCCTGAAAAGAATCAGGAAGTGATCACTGCAGTTAGAAAATTGGAAGATGTTCAATCTGTTGTCGAAGTGAATGGTCAGATAAATATCCGGGCCCTGGATGTTGTTGGAAAACTTCCCAGGATAATGGCTGAGGTGGAAATTCTTGGAGTTCGTGTAGTTGACCTTTCCATGCGACAAAACACATTAGAAGATGTTTTCATAGAGTTAACTGGAACCGGTTTGAGGGAGTAA
- a CDS encoding DUF1847 domain-containing protein has translation MNCASCQKKDCYNGKDCLDIKEEVKKLYKEHEIDVLKKSTAIESRYYMEKTRIEEIIIFSKMMKYKKIGLAFCVGLEEEANILHSIFKKHFKVYSVCCKVCGINKKDFQLEKIDNERRESMCNPIGQATVLNEKDTDLNIIIGLCIGHDILFTEHSQAPVTTLAVKDRVLAHNPLGAIYSKYYLNKF, from the coding sequence TTGAATTGTGCTTCCTGCCAGAAGAAAGATTGTTATAATGGAAAAGACTGTTTGGATATCAAAGAAGAAGTTAAAAAACTGTACAAAGAACATGAAATCGATGTATTGAAAAAATCTACTGCCATAGAATCCAGATATTACATGGAAAAAACCCGTATAGAAGAAATAATCATCTTTTCAAAGATGATGAAGTATAAAAAGATAGGACTGGCATTCTGTGTGGGTTTAGAAGAAGAAGCAAATATACTTCATTCAATCTTCAAAAAACATTTTAAAGTATATTCTGTATGTTGTAAAGTATGTGGGATCAATAAAAAAGATTTCCAGCTGGAAAAAATAGATAACGAACGTAGAGAATCAATGTGTAACCCTATTGGTCAGGCAACAGTCCTAAATGAAAAAGATACAGATCTTAATATTATAATTGGACTCTGCATAGGCCATGACATATTATTCACAGAACATTCCCAGGCACCGGTAACCACTCTGGCTGTTAAGGACAGGGTACTGGCCCATAATCCGTTAGGTGCAATATATTCCAAGTACTATCTGAACAAATTTTAA
- a CDS encoding ABC transporter permease, which yields MKFISIAKKDFKELIRDRRGLAMILLFPLFFMLVFGFAFGGMGESNQPHNLAVVNYDKGATMPSTGEHMNFGNNMTKILEDSKYENTDVHIFNVTKTTETDADNKLKQRDVDAELIIPENFSQSVVSLITSTLQQQVLTSTSTSTSPNVTSTIIIRGDTGYVGFGVSQGILAGVLEQYKDKVVSQIQSASSGSPGIDANNYISSQVEAIPGTGSFTTFDFMAPGMIVFAILLLTTTVAAALTREVEKGTLARLKLSKMTSFDLLFGGLLPWSLVAAAQVVILLTVAVLIGFHWQGGLYTLLLAVFVGIIGGIASVSLGMIIAAFARNDRQAANLATLICVPTSFLVGAFFQLPQVIIANIWGQPFQIYDLLPWTHVLNALRSTLTFGGGWDTIAYQVGWALILTIILFIVGILLFSRNRLRAEN from the coding sequence ATGAAGTTCATCAGCATAGCCAAAAAAGATTTCAAAGAACTCATACGCGACCGCAGAGGTCTGGCAATGATTCTTTTGTTCCCACTATTTTTCATGCTAGTGTTTGGATTTGCCTTTGGAGGAATGGGTGAGAGTAACCAGCCCCACAACTTAGCGGTTGTTAACTATGATAAAGGCGCTACCATGCCCTCAACAGGGGAACATATGAATTTTGGTAATAATATGACCAAAATCTTAGAGGATTCCAAGTACGAAAACACAGATGTGCACATTTTCAACGTCACTAAAACTACGGAAACTGATGCAGATAACAAACTTAAACAGAGGGATGTTGATGCCGAGCTCATCATACCAGAAAACTTCTCACAATCTGTAGTTTCTCTGATTACCAGCACTCTACAGCAACAGGTATTAACTAGCACTTCCACATCAACATCACCCAATGTGACTTCAACCATAATTATCAGGGGAGATACTGGATATGTGGGATTTGGTGTTAGCCAGGGAATATTGGCCGGTGTTTTAGAACAGTATAAAGATAAAGTCGTCAGCCAAATACAGAGTGCTTCCAGTGGAAGTCCGGGTATTGATGCCAACAATTATATTTCCAGCCAGGTTGAAGCCATCCCAGGCACAGGCTCATTTACCACCTTTGACTTCATGGCTCCAGGGATGATCGTTTTTGCAATTCTACTTCTCACCACCACCGTGGCAGCAGCTCTCACCAGAGAAGTGGAAAAAGGCACCCTGGCACGACTAAAATTATCCAAAATGACATCATTCGACCTTCTATTTGGAGGTCTGTTACCATGGTCACTGGTAGCAGCTGCCCAGGTAGTCATTCTCCTGACAGTGGCAGTATTAATAGGATTTCACTGGCAGGGTGGATTATATACACTCCTCCTGGCGGTGTTTGTAGGGATCATTGGAGGAATAGCCTCAGTATCTCTAGGGATGATTATAGCAGCATTCGCCCGTAATGACCGTCAGGCTGCCAACCTGGCAACTCTGATATGTGTGCCCACCAGTTTTCTGGTTGGAGCTTTCTTCCAACTCCCACAGGTGATAATAGCCAATATATGGGGACAACCCTTCCAGATTTATGATCTATTGCCCTGGACACATGTTCTAAATGCCCTCAGATCCACTCTTACCTTTGGGGGTGGATGGGACACCATAGCCTACCAGGTGGGATGGGCTTTAATTTTAACCATCATCCTCTTTATTGTTGGAATTCTACTATTTTCGAGAAATAGGTTGAGGGCTGAAAATTGA
- a CDS encoding DNA adenine methylase, whose protein sequence is MVKISSKNFKVPRPFLKWAGGKTQLLLELEKRLPQSILNSGIIEKYVEPFVGGGAMFFFLKRNYQVKHSILIDINPELILTYRVLQDDHLKLIDKLNDMEDEHLRKSEESRKENYYHIRSLYNRQMDVIDYDKYVPEWIHRAAYLIFLNKTCFNGLFRSNSNGEFNVPFGRYKNPTICDEVNLQYVHQALKKTELLCADFTRAEEFIEKDTLVYLDPPYRPLNSTSHFTRYSSEGFDDEDQMKLAKFYKKMDQNGSNLILSNSDPKNHDINDNFFDELYNGYNIQRVLAKRNINSKTSRRGEIKELIIRNY, encoded by the coding sequence ATGGTAAAAATTTCATCCAAAAATTTTAAAGTTCCCAGACCCTTCCTCAAATGGGCAGGTGGCAAAACCCAACTCCTTTTAGAGTTGGAAAAAAGATTACCTCAATCTATATTGAATAGTGGGATTATTGAAAAGTATGTGGAACCTTTTGTAGGTGGGGGGGCAATGTTCTTTTTTTTAAAACGGAATTACCAGGTTAAACATTCCATACTCATTGATATCAATCCAGAACTCATCTTAACCTACCGGGTTCTCCAGGATGATCATCTTAAATTAATTGACAAATTAAATGATATGGAGGATGAACATCTCCGTAAATCAGAAGAAAGCAGGAAAGAGAATTATTATCATATTCGAAGTCTTTACAATCGGCAGATGGATGTAATTGATTACGATAAATATGTTCCCGAATGGATCCACAGGGCAGCTTATTTGATCTTCCTCAATAAAACCTGTTTCAATGGACTTTTTCGTTCCAACAGTAATGGTGAGTTCAACGTACCATTTGGCAGGTACAAGAATCCTACCATTTGTGATGAAGTAAACTTACAGTATGTGCACCAGGCCCTTAAAAAAACAGAGCTTCTCTGTGCAGACTTCACCCGTGCTGAGGAATTTATAGAAAAAGACACTTTAGTGTACCTGGACCCTCCCTATAGGCCACTCAACAGTACCTCACACTTCACTCGATATTCCAGTGAAGGTTTTGATGATGAAGACCAGATGAAACTGGCAAAATTCTACAAAAAGATGGATCAAAATGGATCAAATCTTATTCTAAGCAACAGTGACCCTAAAAACCATGATATTAATGATAACTTCTTTGATGAACTGTATAATGGATATAACATACAAAGAGTTCTTGCCAAGCGCAACATAAATTCCAAAACATCCCGGAGAGGAGAAATAAAGGAACTAATCATTAGGAATTATTAA